The Streptomyces sp. NBC_01317 genomic interval ACGCTCAGCTCCCCTGACGGGCACATCCTGGTCTTCGGCCTGCTCCCCGGGCGGCCCGCCGGCCAACTGCCCCCGTCCGCAGCCACGGACGAGACGACGGGCTGGCATCTGCTGCGCGCCCCGGCGGAGTTGGCGTTCCCGCTCCACACCGAGGCGGTACGGTCCTGGTTCGCCGGCCGCTACGACACGGGACCCCGCCGCTGACCCACGCGGGGCGGGGGCGGCCCCGTCCATTCACCGGGCCGCCCCGGGGACCCTCACCCCCCGGACGCCACACCCCGCACCCGTACGGTCCGCTCCGGCTCCACGTTCCCCCCGTCCGTCACCCGCTCCACCCGGACCCGGCCGTCCACCAGCCGCGAGGTGTACCGCTCCACCTCCGCCGTACCCCAGCCGTCGCCCGGATCGCCGATCACCAGCCCGCCCCCCGTCCGCCCGGGCGCCGGGGCCCACGCCTCCAGCTCCACCGCCCCGTCCCCGCCCCGTACCGGTATCACCGCACCCGCCCGCGCCAGCACCGGGACCCGCGACAGCGGCGCGTCGATCAACACCTGGCCCGGCCCCTCGTACGCCTTCCCGGTCGCCGTGTCGTACCACCGCCCCCGGGGCAGCCGCACCGCCCGCCGGTCCTCCCCGCGCGCCAGCACCGGCGCCACCAGCAGACCGTCGCCCAGCATGAACGCGTCCTCGCAGTCCCGCAGCGCCCGGTCCTCCGGCGCCCCCCACCACACCGGCCGCACATAAGGAGCCCCCGTCAGCCGGGCGAGCTGCGCCAGCGTCATGAAGTACGGCCGCAGCCGCTCCCGTTCGGCCAGCGCGGCCCGCGCGTGCTCCAGCACCTCCGCGCCGAACTCCCACGGCTCCCTGCGCCCCGCGTCGATCGCCGCGTGCGTACGGAACAACGGCATGTACGCACCCAGTTGGAACCACCGCAGATACAGCTCCGGCGTCGGACTCCCGTCAAAACCACCGACGTCGGGCCCCGAGTACGGCACCCCGCACAGGCCCAGCCCCAACACCAGCGCCAGCGAGGCCCGCAGCCCCGGCCAGCCCGTCGCCACATCGCCCGACCAGGTGCCGCCGTACCGCTGCATCCCCGCCCAGCCCGAGCGTGAGAACAGGAACGGCCGCTCGTCCGGGCGCAGCTTCCGCAGCCCCTCGAAACCGGCCCGCGCCATCTCCAGCCCGTAGACGTTGTGCGCCTCCCGGTGGTCACCGCCCCTGCCCTCCAGCCGGTGCCTGGCCGAGCGCGGCAGCGTCGTGTCACCGAACGGCGCGAAGGACACCGGCTCGTTCATGTCGTGCCACACGCCGGAGAACCCCTGCGCCAGCCGCTCCGCGTACAGGCCGCCCCACCACTCCCGTACCCCCGGATCCGTGAAGTCCGGATACACGCACTCACCCGGCCAGACCTCGCCCCGGACCTCCCCGCCCCGCGCGTCCCGTACGAAGGCGTCCGCCGCGCGCCCGCTCTCGTACACCGCGTTCCCGGCCGCCGCCCTCACCGCCGGATCCACGATCGACACCAGCCGCACCCCCTCCGCCCGCAACTCCCCGGCCAGCCCCGGCAGATCGGGGAAACGCTCCCGGTCCACGGTGAAGACCTGATGCGCGTCGTAGTGATCGATGTCGAGATGCACCGCCGACAGCGGAAGACCACGCTCCCGGTACCCGGCGACGATCCGCCGCACCTCCCGCTCACTGCCGAACCCCCACCGCGCGTGCTGCGGACCCAGCGCCCAGGCCGGCGGCGGTACGGGCGCCCCGGTCAGCGCCGTCCAGCCGTGCAGCACCCGCGCCGGCGTGCCGATCACCACCCAGCACCGCAGCGGCCCGCCGTCCATCCGCAGCTCGCTCGTCCCCGGCCGGTCGTGCCCCGAGCCCGCGCCCTCCTCACCCTCCCGCAGGGTCACCCGCCCGTCCCACGAGTTGTCGACAAACGCCAGATGCGTCCCCGCGTCCGCCACCACCAGCTGCACCGGCATCGTGACGTACAGCGGATCGTCCTCGGGACCGAACCGGCCCCCGGGGTCCGTGTTCCACAGCCGGTACGTCCCGTCCGCCAGCCGCGGCCCCCGCGCCCGCCCGCCCAACCCGAAGAACCGTGCGTCCGCCGCCACCTCCGTCCGCTGCACCCACCGCGCCACACCCCCCGCGACCGGCTCCCACCAGCGCGGCGGCAGCTCACGGCGGAGCACCACCCCGCCCGGCGTACGGATCTCCACCCCGCCGTGACGCGACACCGTCACCATCACGCGCTCCGACACCACCCGCCAGCCGCCGTCCGTATTCGGCTCCAGCACCGCCCGGGGGTCGGGATCCGGCGGAGAACCCGCCAGCGCGTACGACGGCAGCGGCTCCGCGCCGTCCCACCCCCAGAACACCGCACCGCCCACCGTCACGCACACCCGCAGCTCCGCCCGCGCGAACCGCACGACACCCCCGCCGGGCCCGGGCCGCGCCCCCGCCGCCTGCCCCGGCACCCTGGCCCGCTCGGCGCCGCGCACCGGCAGCGCCCTCGCATCCGTACGCCGCTGCCGCCAGGCCGACCGCACCGAGCGGAGCCCCTGTACCGACCCGACCACTTTCATCGAACGCACCAGTTCACGACCGTCCATGCTGCTCAGCCTGCCACTCGCCCGCCACGGGAAGGCGTTCGTTCAACTTCCGTTCACCCGAGGTGGGGGCACCCGTCCGCCCCCGTCGACGGGGAGAGAACGACATCTGGTGCGAAAGACGATCACATGGCATCGTCCCTGTGAGCCGCGTCAAGACCGGGAGCCGCACATGACCACAGCCGCCAGCCCCGCACCGCTCTGGCAGCCCGACCCCGCACGGATCGCCGCCGCCGGGGTCACCCGCTTCCAGACGTGGGCCGCCGAACGGTACGGAGCCCCGGCCGAGGGCGGCTACGCGGCGCTGCACCGCTGGTCCGTGGACGAGCTCGACACGTTCTGGACCGCGCTCGCCGACTGGTTCGACGTACGCTTCACCGCCCCGTACGAACGGGTCCTCGGCGCGGAGACCATGCCGGGCGCCGAGTGGTTCCCCGGCGCCACCCTCAACTACGCGGAACACGCGCTGCGCACCGCCATGGACCCGGCCCGCGCCGACACCCCCGCGCTCGTGCACGTGGACGAGACACAGGAACAGCGCTCCGTCTCCTGGTCCGAACTGCGCGGCGAGGTGGTCGCGCTCGCCGCCGCGCTGCGCGACCTCGGCGTACGCCCCGGGGACCGCGTCAGCGGCTACCTCCCCAACATCCCGCAGGCCGTCACCGCCCTGCTCGCCACCGCCGCCGTCGGCGCCGTCTGGACCTCCTGCGCCCCCGACTTCGGCGCCCGCGGCGTCCTCGACCGCTTCCAGCAGGTCGAACCGGTCGTCCTGTTCGCCGTCGACGGCTACCGCTACGGCGGCAAGGAACACGACCGTACGGAGACCGTCGCCGAACTCCGCCGCGAACTGCCCACCGTCCGGGCCGTGGTCCACGTCCCGCTGCTCGGCACCCCGGCCCCCGAGGGCACGCTCGAATGGTCCGCCCTGGTCGAGCGGACCGCTGAGAACGCCGACGCCGACGCTGACATCGACACCGACCCCGCACCGCCGGTCTTCGAACAGGTCCCCTTCGACCACCCCCTGTGGGTCCTCTACTCGTCCGGCACCACCGGCCTCCCCAAAGCCATCGTCCAGTCCCAGGGAGGCATCCTGCTCGAACACCTCAAGCAGATCGGCCTCCACTGCGACCTCGGCCCCGAGGACCGCCTCTTCTGGTACACCTCCACCGGCTGGATGATGTGGAACTTCCTGGTCAGCGGCCTGCTGACCGGCACCACGATCGTCCTGTACGACGGCAGCCCCGGCTTCCCCGCCGTCGACGCCCAGTGGCGCGTCGCCGACCGGACCGGAGCCACCTTCTTCGGCACCTCCGCCGCGTACGTCATGGCCTGCCGCAAGGCGGACGTCCACCCCGCCCGTGACCACGACCTCTCCCGCGTGCGCTGCGTCGCCACCACCGGATCACCCCTGCCGCCCGACGGCTTCCGCTGGCTGGCCGACGAGGCCGGCGACGACCTGTGGATCGCCTCCGTCAGCGGCGGCACCGACATCTGCAGCTGCTTCGCCGGCGCCGTACCGACCCTGCCCGTCCACATCGGCGAGCTCCAGGCGGCGTGCCTCGGCACGGACCTCCAGGCCTGGGACCCCCAGGGCCGTCCCCTCACCGACGAGGTCGGCGAACTGGTCGTCACCCGGCCCATGCCGTCCATGCCGGTCCGCTTCTGGAACGACCCCGACGGCAGCCGCTACCACGACAGCTACTTCGACACCTATCCCGGCGTCTGGCGCCACGGCGACTGGATCACGCTCACCGACCGCGGCTCGGTCGTCATCCACGGCCGCTCCGACTCCACCCTCAACCGCCAGGGCGTCCGGATGGGCTCCGCCGACATCTACGAAGTGGTCGAACGTCTCGCCGAGATCCGCGAATCCCTGGTCATCGGCGTCGAAGAACCGGACGGTGGCTACTGGATGCCCCTCTTCGTCCACCTCGCGGAAGGACAGCGGCTGGACGACGGACTGCGGGCCCGCATCGCGACAACCATCCGCCAGGAGCTCTCACCCCGCCATGTCCCCGACGAGATCATCGAGGTCCCCGGCGTCCCCCACACCCTCACCGGCAAGCGCATCGAGGTCCCCGTCAAACGCCTCCTCCAGGGCGCGAGCCTCGACCAGGCCGTCAACGCCGGATCCGTCGACCACGTCGAACTCCTCCACTTCTACGCGGACCTGGCCCGCGAGCGCCGCTGACGGCCCCGGCGGACGCCCCGCTGTCAGACCCCCCGATTACGCTGAGTGAGCAATGATCAACAGCGCTCAGGGGGAGTCATGGCGCACACCGACCACAGCAAGCACACCGAGACCGACCGCACCCGGCGCCGCCGGCTGCGGCGCGAAGTCCCCAGCACCGTCGGCCTGCTGGCCGACGAGCAGGACTTCACCGCGATGCGGCGGTACGACACCTTCACCTTCGACGACCACGCCACCTACCTGCGGCAGATCGAAGCCCTGCTGAGATCCCTCACCGCCCAGGGCGTCCACACCACGGTCGCCCTCTTCGACCCCGACGAATACGCGGAGTTCTGCGCGGCCGGCGGCCACGACCCCGACAGTACCGCCAGCCGCAGCCGCTTCACCGCCACCATCCCCGCGACCGGCGCCGCCGTCGCCTACACCGGCCAGCCCCTCGACACCCTGGTCCCGCTGCTCATCAACACCGCGGTCCGCAAGGCCACCTGGGAGTACGTCACCGCGCTGCTCGCCGACCTCGGGGACTGCGCGGACTGCGGCCAGGACATCGGACGAGCGGCCTTCGACCGGGCATCCCGCCTCCTGTTCGCGCTCCTCGAAGCGGCGGGACCCGGCACCCACCACATGGTGTGCAGCGTCCCCGCGGCCGACGAACAACTCCTGGCCGCCCTCCAGGCCGACCACACCGGCGACACCTCCGCCGCCGTCGACCCCGCGGAAGGAGCCGAATTCGTCTCGGTCCTCGCCGCGGGCATCGCGCTGGAACGACCGGGAGGAGTGGTGCTCCGTACGACAGCACCCGACACCCCCGACCGCCTCCACGGCTGGCGCCTCCTGCACGGACACCTCGTCCCCCTCACCGAGGCCGAGGTCTTCAGCGCCTACTGCACGGACGCGGACACCGGAGAGCCACTCTCCCCGGAATCCGGCGTCGAATACCGCGCGGGCTACGACCTGGGCATCGACACCACGGACACCCACCACTGAACGCCGAAGGGGGCTTCCCGCCGGACCACGGCGGAAAGCCCCCAGGAGTTCCTCTCCGTCACTCGCCGGACAGCACCGCCTGCGCCGCGGCCTTGGCACCCTCGGCGGAGTCGGCGGCCCGCGCGGCCGACGCGGCACGCTCGCACTGCGCGAGCGTGTGCTTCGCCAGCGTCGCCCGCACATAGGGAATCGACGCCGAGCCCATCGACAACGACGTCACCCCGAGCCCGGTCAGCACACACGCCAGCAGCGGATCCGACGCCGCCTCCCCGCACACCCCGCAGCTCTTGCCCTCCGCCTTGGCACCCTCGGCCGACAGCGCGACCAGATCCAGCAGCGCCGGCTGCCACGGGTCCTGCCACCGCGCCACCGCCCCCACCTGCCGGTCGGCGGCGAAGGTGTACTGCGCCAGGTCGTTCGTCCCCAGCGAAAGGAACTCGACCTCCTGGAGAATCGACCGCGCCCGCAGCGCCGCGGCCGGAATCTCCACCATCGCACCGAACTTGGCGTGCAGCCCCGCCGCACGGCAGGCGTCCGCGAACGCCTTCGCGTCCGCACGGTCCGCCACCATCGGCGCCATGACCTCCAGATACACCGGCAGACCCTCGGCCGCCCTCGCCAGCGCCGTCAACTGCGTCCGCAGCACGTCCGGGTGATCCAGCAGACTCCGCAGACCCCGCACCCCCAGCGCCGGATTCGGCTCATCGGCCGGCGTCAGGAACGCCAGGGGTTTGTCCGCCCCCGCGTCCAGCACCCGCACGACCACCCGGCCCTCGGGAAACGCTTCCAGGACCGACCGGTACACCTCGACCTGCTTCTCCTCCGACGGCGCCCGCTCACTGTCGTCCAGGAACAGGAACTCCGTACGGAACAGCCCCACCCCCTCGGCCCCCGCCTCGACCGCGGCCTGGACGTCGGAGAGCCCACCGATGTTGGCGAGCAGCGGCACCTTGTGCCCGTCCGAGGTGGCGCCGGGCCCGGTGACCCCCGACAGCGCCGCCTTCCGCGCCGCCGCGGCCTCCTCCAGCTCCGCCTGCCGCCCGGCCGACGGCTCCACATGGACCTCGCCCGTACTCCCGTCGACCGCGATCAGCGTTCCCTCGGCCAACTCGACGGCCCCCGGCAACGCCACCACGGCCGGCACCCCGAGCGCCCGCGCCAGAATCGCGCTGTGACTGGTCGGCCCGCCCTCCTCGGTCACAAAACCGAGCACCAGGGTCGGATCGAGCAACGCCGTGTCGGCGGGGGCGAGGTCACGGGCGATCAGGACGTACGGCTCGTCACTGTCCGGCACCCCGGGCATCGGCACGCCCAGCAGCCGGGCGACGATACGGTTCCGCACGTCGTCCAGGTCCGCGACCCGCCCCGCCAGATACTCCCCGGCGTTGGCAAGCAGAGCGCGGTACGAGGCGAACGCGTCGTACACCCCCCGCTCGGCGCTGCTCCCTACGGCGATACGCCGCTCCACGTCGGCCAGCAGATCAGGGTCCTGGGCCATCATCGCCTGCGCTTCGAGTACCGCCTGCGCCTCGCCGCCGGCCAGGTTCCCCCGCGCGTTGAGATCGGCGGCTACGGCGTCCACGGCCTGGCGTGCGCGCGCCTGCTCGCGCCCGGCCTCCTCGGGACCGATCTGCTTGGCCGGTGGCTCCAGCACGGTGGTCCCCATGTGCCGGACCTCGCCGATCGCCACCCCGTGGCTGACCCCGACGCCTCGCAGCGTCGTCCCCATTACGCCGACTCCCAGCTGAAGAGCGTGTCGCCCGCCTTGAGGTCGCCGTCCTCCACGACGGCGGACAGAGCGCCGGCCGTGGCTTCGAGCGCCACGACCGGGCAGATCGGGGACTTCCCGGCAGCCGCGACGGCGCCGGGGTCCCAGCCGATGACGGCCTGACCCCGAGTCACGGTGTCGCCCTTGTTGACGTGCAGCTCAAAGCCTTCGCCGTTGAGCTGCACGGTGTCGATGCCGAGGTGCGTCAGCACACCGTGCCCGTCCTCGTCGACGACCACAAAGGCGTGCGGGTGGAGGGAGACCACCACCCCGTCCACCGGCGAGACGGCCACAGACGGTTTGAGGACGGGATCGATGGCGGTACCGGGACCGACCATCGCCCCGGCGAACACCGGGTCGGGGACAGCGGCGAGTCCGATGGCGCGTCCGGCGAGTGGGGCCGTCACGATGGTCATGGGGAGCCTCCCTGGGGCGGAGATTCGTGAGCCGCCGTCACTGCCTGTGATGGGACGGCGTACCGTTCAGAACTGTAAGTCAGAAGAAGTGACGGTTCCGTACGTGACCTGCCGTACGACTCGGACCGCCGGAGAGCACAAATCGATTTGCCTGGGCCGCGAGACGGCATGTACTGTCGTACTCCTGCCTGACACCGACACGACTACGAGTCGGGGGTCGGCAGCATCTATCAAACCTTGATCCTTACCTCGGGTTCGCTTTCGCATGTCTGCGGATCGGTGGTCAGGAGCACTGAAAAGGCCTGATAGAGTTTGAAACACGAAATGCCGAAGGGAAGCGCCCGGAGGGCCCCGGAGACGGGACCGAAGGAAGCGTCCGTTCCTTGAGAACTCAACAGCGTGCCAAAAGTCAACGCCAGATATGTTGATACCCCGGCCTACTCAACCCTTGTGGTTGGTGGGTTGGTGGTTCCTTTGAATGAAACACAGCGAGGACGCTGTGGATCACGGGTCTTATTCCGACCGGTGGTCCCGGCTCTTACGTGGTGTCTACCGGATTACCGGTGAACATTTACGGAGAGTTTGATCCTGGCTCAGGACGAACGCTGGCGGCGTGCTTAACACATGCAAGTCGAACGATGAAGCCTTTCGGGGTGGATTAGTGGCGAACGGGTGAGTAACACGTGGGCAATCTGCCCTGCACTCTGGGACAAGCCCTGGAAACGGGGTCTAATACCGGATAATACTTTCTCCTGCATGGGGGAGGGTTAAAAGCTCCGGCGGTGCAGGATGAGCCCGCGGCCTATCAGCTTGTTGGTGGGGTGATGGCCTACCAAGGCGACGACGGGTAGCCGGCCTGAGAGGGCGACCGGCCACACTGGGACTGAGACACGGCCCAGACTCCTACGGGAGGCAGCAGTGGGGAATATTGCACAATGGGCGAAAGCCTGATGCAGCGACGCCGCGTGAGGGATGACGGCCTTCGGGTTGTAAACCTCTTTCAGCAGGGAAGAAGCGAAAGTGACGGTACCTGCAGAAGAAGCGCCGGCTAACTACGTGCCAGCAGCCGCGGTAATACGTAGGGCGCAAGCGTTGTCCGGAATTATTGGGCGTAAAGAGCTCGTAGGCGGTTTGTCACGTCGGATGTGAAAGCCCGGGGCTTAACCCCGGGTCTGCATTCGATACGGGCAGACTAGAGTGTGGTAGGGGAGATCGGAATTCCTGGTGTAGCGGTGAAATGCGCAGATATCAGGAGGAACACCGGTGGCGAAGGCGGATCTCTGGGCCATTACTGACGCTGAGGAGCGAAAGCGTGGGGAGCGAACAGGATTAGATACCCTGGTAGTCCACGCCGTAAACGTTGGGAACTAGGTGTTGGCGACATTCCACGTCGTCGGTGCCGCAGCTAACGCATTAAGTTCCCCGCCTGGGGAGTACGGCCGCAAGGCTAAAACTCAAAGGAATTGACGGGGGCCCGCACAAGCAGCGGAGCATGTGGCTTAATTCGACGCAACGCGAAGAACCTTACCAAGGCTTGACATACACCGGAAAACCCTGGAGACAGGGTCCCCCTTGTGGTCGGTGTACAGGTGGTGCATGGCTGTCGTCAGCTCGTGTCGTGAGATGTTGGGTTAAGTCCCGCAACGAGCGCAACCCCTGTTCTGTGTTGCCAGCATGCCTTTCGGGGTGATGGGGACTCACAGGAGACTGCCGGGGTCAACTCGGAGGAAGGTGGGGACGACGTCAAGTCATCATGCCCCTTATGTCTTGGGCTGCACACGTGCTACAATGGTCGGTACAATGAGCTGCGAAACCGTGAGGTGGAGCGAATCTCAAAAAGCCGGTCTCAGTTCGGATTGGGGTCTGCAACTCGACCCCATGAAGTCGGAGTTGCTAGTAATCGCAGATCAGCATTGCTGCGGTGAATACGTTCCCGGGCCTTGTACACACCGCCCGTCACGTCACGAAAGTCGGTAACACCC includes:
- a CDS encoding glycoside hydrolase family 31 protein yields the protein MDGRELVRSMKVVGSVQGLRSVRSAWRQRRTDARALPVRGAERARVPGQAAGARPGPGGGVVRFARAELRVCVTVGGAVFWGWDGAEPLPSYALAGSPPDPDPRAVLEPNTDGGWRVVSERVMVTVSRHGGVEIRTPGGVVLRRELPPRWWEPVAGGVARWVQRTEVAADARFFGLGGRARGPRLADGTYRLWNTDPGGRFGPEDDPLYVTMPVQLVVADAGTHLAFVDNSWDGRVTLREGEEGAGSGHDRPGTSELRMDGGPLRCWVVIGTPARVLHGWTALTGAPVPPPAWALGPQHARWGFGSEREVRRIVAGYRERGLPLSAVHLDIDHYDAHQVFTVDRERFPDLPGLAGELRAEGVRLVSIVDPAVRAAAGNAVYESGRAADAFVRDARGGEVRGEVWPGECVYPDFTDPGVREWWGGLYAERLAQGFSGVWHDMNEPVSFAPFGDTTLPRSARHRLEGRGGDHREAHNVYGLEMARAGFEGLRKLRPDERPFLFSRSGWAGMQRYGGTWSGDVATGWPGLRASLALVLGLGLCGVPYSGPDVGGFDGSPTPELYLRWFQLGAYMPLFRTHAAIDAGRREPWEFGAEVLEHARAALAERERLRPYFMTLAQLARLTGAPYVRPVWWGAPEDRALRDCEDAFMLGDGLLVAPVLARGEDRRAVRLPRGRWYDTATGKAYEGPGQVLIDAPLSRVPVLARAGAVIPVRGGDGAVELEAWAPAPGRTGGGLVIGDPGDGWGTAEVERYTSRLVDGRVRVERVTDGGNVEPERTVRVRGVASGG
- a CDS encoding acetoacetate--CoA ligase, producing MTTAASPAPLWQPDPARIAAAGVTRFQTWAAERYGAPAEGGYAALHRWSVDELDTFWTALADWFDVRFTAPYERVLGAETMPGAEWFPGATLNYAEHALRTAMDPARADTPALVHVDETQEQRSVSWSELRGEVVALAAALRDLGVRPGDRVSGYLPNIPQAVTALLATAAVGAVWTSCAPDFGARGVLDRFQQVEPVVLFAVDGYRYGGKEHDRTETVAELRRELPTVRAVVHVPLLGTPAPEGTLEWSALVERTAENADADADIDTDPAPPVFEQVPFDHPLWVLYSSGTTGLPKAIVQSQGGILLEHLKQIGLHCDLGPEDRLFWYTSTGWMMWNFLVSGLLTGTTIVLYDGSPGFPAVDAQWRVADRTGATFFGTSAAYVMACRKADVHPARDHDLSRVRCVATTGSPLPPDGFRWLADEAGDDLWIASVSGGTDICSCFAGAVPTLPVHIGELQAACLGTDLQAWDPQGRPLTDEVGELVVTRPMPSMPVRFWNDPDGSRYHDSYFDTYPGVWRHGDWITLTDRGSVVIHGRSDSTLNRQGVRMGSADIYEVVERLAEIRESLVIGVEEPDGGYWMPLFVHLAEGQRLDDGLRARIATTIRQELSPRHVPDEIIEVPGVPHTLTGKRIEVPVKRLLQGASLDQAVNAGSVDHVELLHFYADLARERR
- the ptsP gene encoding phosphoenolpyruvate--protein phosphotransferase, with amino-acid sequence MGTTLRGVGVSHGVAIGEVRHMGTTVLEPPAKQIGPEEAGREQARARQAVDAVAADLNARGNLAGGEAQAVLEAQAMMAQDPDLLADVERRIAVGSSAERGVYDAFASYRALLANAGEYLAGRVADLDDVRNRIVARLLGVPMPGVPDSDEPYVLIARDLAPADTALLDPTLVLGFVTEEGGPTSHSAILARALGVPAVVALPGAVELAEGTLIAVDGSTGEVHVEPSAGRQAELEEAAAARKAALSGVTGPGATSDGHKVPLLANIGGLSDVQAAVEAGAEGVGLFRTEFLFLDDSERAPSEEKQVEVYRSVLEAFPEGRVVVRVLDAGADKPLAFLTPADEPNPALGVRGLRSLLDHPDVLRTQLTALARAAEGLPVYLEVMAPMVADRADAKAFADACRAAGLHAKFGAMVEIPAAALRARSILQEVEFLSLGTNDLAQYTFAADRQVGAVARWQDPWQPALLDLVALSAEGAKAEGKSCGVCGEAASDPLLACVLTGLGVTSLSMGSASIPYVRATLAKHTLAQCERAASAARAADSAEGAKAAAQAVLSGE
- a CDS encoding PTS sugar transporter subunit IIA, which codes for MTIVTAPLAGRAIGLAAVPDPVFAGAMVGPGTAIDPVLKPSVAVSPVDGVVVSLHPHAFVVVDEDGHGVLTHLGIDTVQLNGEGFELHVNKGDTVTRGQAVIGWDPGAVAAAGKSPICPVVALEATAGALSAVVEDGDLKAGDTLFSWESA